A stretch of the Agelaius phoeniceus isolate bAgePho1 chromosome 1, bAgePho1.hap1, whole genome shotgun sequence genome encodes the following:
- the LOC129123546 gene encoding microtubule nucleation factor SSNA1-like — MTQQGAVLQGYNNELVKCIEDLCMQKEELNKQIQQAEEEKNKLQHEIQVLSEQLECVCENLAQKVASRNELDKILAETEAAYMKILDSSRTLLNVLKKEVGSLKHSPDLKTNVT; from the coding sequence ATGACTCAGCAGGGAGCTGTTCTTCAGGGTTACAATAATGAACTAGTGAAATGCATTGAAGATTTATGTATGCAGAAAGAAGAACTGAACAAACAAATCCAGCaagcagaagaggaaaagaataaacTCCAGCATGAAATCCAAGTCCTCAGTGAACAGCTGGAGTGTGTATGTGAAAACCTGGCCCAAAAAGTGGCTTCACGGAATGAGCTTGATAAAATACTTGCTGAAACTGAAGCTGCTTACATGAAGATTTTGGATAGTTCTAGAACTTTACTTAATGTCCTGAAGAAAGAAGTGGGAAGCTTAAAGCATTCACCAGATCTGAAAACCAATGTAACGTGA